In a single window of the Nicotiana tomentosiformis chromosome 8, ASM39032v3, whole genome shotgun sequence genome:
- the LOC104087283 gene encoding uncharacterized protein, whose product MATAPVKSQPLHYFSLPQLKWGQKSHTNTNHRFRRRESPSSTADNHLNTPQTTDLNGGSDSDKLPVEEQRQEEHVVEEEEEGQKEEKVLWNLRPRKSVMKVGLEAETAPLKKNVEMEVESSNHIRSQRVRDNNVDNGHGFGSGKKEKKKKLWISLSREEIEEDVYSMTGSRPARRPKKRSKTIQKQLDNVFPGMYLVGLTADSFRVNDTTK is encoded by the exons ATGGCAACGGCACCGGTCAAGTCACAGCCACTGCATTATTTCTCTTTACCCCAGTTGAAGTGGGGCCAAAAAAGCCACACTAACACCAACCACCGCTTCCGCCGCCGCGAGTCTCCTTCGTCTACAGCCGATAACCACCTCAATACACCCCAAACCACTGACTTGAACGGTGGTTCTGACTCCGACAAGCTCCCAGTAGAAGAACAAAGACAAGAAGAACAtgtagtagaagaagaagaagaagggcaaaaagaggaaaaagtgtTGTGGAATTTAAGGCCAAGAAAGAGTGTAATGAAGGTGGGGTTAGAGGCTGAAACGGCGCCGTTAAAGAAGAACGTTGAAATGGAAGTTGAAAGCAGTAATCATATAAGGTCGCAGAGGGTGAGAGATAATAACGTGGATAATGGGCATGGATTCGGGTCGGgtaagaaagagaaaaagaaaaagttatgGATCTCGTTGTCAAGGGAAGAGATAGAggaagatgtgtattctatgacTGGGTCAAGACCCGCTAGGAGGCCCAAGAAACGATCCAAGACAATTCAAAAACAACTCGAT AATGTTTTCCCTGGGATGTATTTAGTAGGTCTCACGGCTGATTCGTTCAGAGTTAATGATACTACG